In Planctomycetia bacterium, one DNA window encodes the following:
- the purE gene encoding 5-(carboxyamino)imidazole ribonucleotide mutase — protein sequence MPAQVAIVMGSRSDWDTMSHAAETLKSFGIGCECRVLSAHRTPDALFEFVSGAPARGVEVFIAAAGGAAHLAGVVAAKTLLPVLGVPIESKSLQGLDSLLSMVQMPAGIPVATLAIGKPGAINAALYAVAILALKQPALREALDRYRKEQAQKILANPDPSKG from the coding sequence ATGCCTGCGCAAGTTGCAATCGTCATGGGGTCCAGGTCGGATTGGGACACAATGTCCCATGCCGCAGAAACGCTGAAGTCGTTCGGCATCGGTTGCGAATGCCGAGTCCTCTCGGCGCATCGCACGCCCGACGCCTTGTTTGAGTTCGTTTCGGGCGCTCCGGCTAGAGGCGTGGAAGTGTTTATCGCAGCGGCCGGCGGCGCAGCGCACCTGGCGGGCGTGGTGGCTGCGAAAACGCTGCTGCCCGTCCTGGGAGTGCCGATCGAGTCCAAGTCGCTTCAGGGGCTGGACTCGCTGCTGTCGATGGTGCAGATGCCGGCGGGGATCCCGGTTGCCACGCTGGCCATCGGCAAGCCCGGAGCGATCAATGCGGCGCTGTACGCCGTGGCGATCCTCGCGCTGAAACAGCCGGCGCTGCGCGAGGCACTGGATCGCTATCGCAAGGAGCAGGCGCAGAAGATCCTGGCCAATCCCGATCCGTCGAAGGGTTGA
- a CDS encoding acyl-CoA desaturase: MLRDEVGGPVEHGHAPGALESIPELSRAPVLSLPVRITNLIAIILPFAGLITAVALMWGRGFDWLHMGLFVGMYGMTGLGITIGFHRLFTHRAFETTRLIKLMLAVLGCMAVQGPVLRWVATHRRHHQHSDEHEDPHSPNLHGNGFIGLVKGMWHAHMGWMFKPDSPNLLNYVNDLVKDGLVRRVSILFPLWVVVGMAIPAVLGGVISQSWTGALLGFIWGGLVRVFFVHHVTWSINSVCHIWGTRPFRSHDESRNNFIFGILGWGEGWHNNHHAFPTSARHGLRWWEFDMSYVIIRTLAALGLAWNVRVPSAESMALKMQT, from the coding sequence ATGTTGCGCGACGAAGTCGGCGGGCCGGTCGAACACGGCCATGCCCCCGGCGCGCTCGAATCCATCCCGGAACTCTCTCGCGCGCCCGTCCTCTCGCTGCCGGTGCGCATCACCAATCTCATCGCCATCATTCTTCCATTCGCAGGGCTGATCACCGCCGTCGCGCTCATGTGGGGCAGGGGGTTTGACTGGCTGCACATGGGTCTTTTTGTCGGCATGTACGGCATGACCGGCCTGGGAATCACCATCGGCTTCCACCGGCTTTTTACGCACCGCGCATTCGAAACCACGCGGCTGATCAAACTGATGCTCGCCGTGCTGGGCTGCATGGCGGTGCAGGGGCCGGTCCTTCGCTGGGTCGCGACGCACCGCCGACACCATCAGCACAGCGACGAACACGAAGACCCGCACTCGCCGAACCTGCACGGCAACGGCTTCATCGGCCTCGTCAAGGGGATGTGGCACGCCCACATGGGCTGGATGTTCAAACCCGACTCGCCGAACCTGCTCAACTACGTGAACGACCTCGTGAAGGACGGCCTCGTTCGGCGCGTGAGCATTCTGTTTCCGCTGTGGGTCGTCGTCGGGATGGCCATTCCCGCCGTTCTGGGCGGGGTGATTTCGCAATCGTGGACCGGAGCGCTGCTGGGGTTTATCTGGGGCGGACTCGTGCGCGTCTTTTTCGTGCATCACGTGACGTGGAGCATCAATTCCGTGTGCCATATTTGGGGCACGCGCCCGTTCCGCAGTCACGATGAAAGCCGCAACAACTTCATCTTCGGCATCCTCGGTTGGGGTGAAGGCTGGCACAACAATCACCACGCCTTCCCCACGTCGGCGCGCCACGGACTGCGCTGGTGGGAGTTCGACATGAGCTACGTCATCATCCGCACGCTCGCGGCCCTAGGCCTCGCCTGGAACGTCCGTGTTCCGTCCGCCGAGTCGATGGCGCTGAAGATGCAGACCTGA
- a CDS encoding acyl carrier protein, whose amino-acid sequence MAMSRDEVFSKVKDVLVDALGVDDDEIKEDATLTGDLGAESIDFLDIVFRLEKTFSIKIPRGELFPDDILQNPEYVEGGKMTAKGLDTLKKAMPHADFSGFEKDPDVAKMPNLFTVKTIVNYVTNKMAA is encoded by the coding sequence ATGGCAATGAGTCGTGATGAGGTGTTCAGCAAGGTCAAGGATGTATTGGTCGATGCGCTGGGCGTGGATGACGATGAGATCAAGGAAGACGCCACGCTCACGGGCGACCTCGGCGCCGAATCGATCGATTTCCTGGATATCGTTTTTCGCCTGGAGAAGACCTTCTCGATCAAGATTCCGCGCGGGGAGCTGTTTCCGGATGACATTCTTCAGAACCCGGAATACGTCGAGGGCGGCAAGATGACGGCCAAGGGGCTGGACACGCTCAAGAAGGCGATGCCGCACGCCGACTTTTCCGGCTTCGAGAAGGACCCCGACGTCGCCAAGATGCCGAATCTCTTTACAGTCAAGACTATTGTCAATTATGTGACCAACAAGATGGCGGCCTAG
- a CDS encoding beta-hydroxyacyl-ACP dehydratase, translated as MRWIWIDKFVEFESGVRAVAIKNVSLAEEHLHDHWAAYPVMPASLMVEGMAQTAGILVGEARDFKEKVILAKVKRARFSREVRPGEQLRYDATIEQVSHEAASTVGRVFADGVEIGQVDIVFSHIDNNLSGLQFPEENFVFTDDFKSLLRTYNVSRGASCKA; from the coding sequence GTGCGCTGGATCTGGATCGACAAATTCGTGGAGTTCGAGTCGGGCGTTCGTGCGGTTGCGATCAAGAACGTCAGCCTGGCCGAGGAGCACCTGCACGATCACTGGGCGGCCTACCCGGTCATGCCCGCCAGCCTGATGGTCGAGGGAATGGCCCAGACAGCCGGCATCCTCGTGGGCGAAGCGCGTGATTTCAAGGAAAAGGTCATTCTCGCCAAAGTCAAGCGTGCCCGGTTCTCGCGGGAAGTGCGCCCGGGCGAACAGCTCCGCTACGATGCAACGATTGAGCAGGTCTCGCACGAGGCCGCCAGCACGGTTGGCCGGGTGTTCGCCGATGGCGTCGAGATCGGGCAGGTGGATATTGTTTTCTCCCATATTGACAACAACCTTAGTGGGTTGCAGTTCCCCGAAGAGAATTTCGTGTTCACCGACGATTTCAAGTCGCTCCTTCGCACCTACAATGTCAGCCGAGGGGCGTCCTGCAAGGCATAA
- a CDS encoding beta-ketoacyl-[acyl-carrier-protein] synthase family protein: MSSKRVVITGLGVVSPLGIGIEPTFEALVEKRCGVGRITAFDPARFTSQIAGEVRELRVADAIPKGYRKAAKVMARDIELAVVAAYHAVKDAGLKTKCMAERGEGEGLATVDHTRFGANIGAGLICADLTELAGALATSAERPGASSDRGFSLKKWGAEGMNNLTPLWLLKFLPNMLACHVTIVHDCQGPSNTITCGEASSHLAIGEAYRTIQRGTADICICGGAESKLNPMGLMRQSLLNRLVTDSNDSPATACRPFDTSRKGTVISEGGGLLILEELEHAKKRGAKIYAELIGFGAATNASHWLTPQADGRAIAIAMRKALADAGATPEQVGLVNTPGIGTTAHDASEAAAIHAVLGDRAKSVPVLATKGSIGNNGAGSGAIDLAVAIMALKRGVIPPSLNTAKVDPACNLNVVRGDPTDCRADLVLSAAAALSGGQTAALAIRRYQE, from the coding sequence ATGTCCAGCAAACGCGTCGTTATCACCGGCCTGGGGGTGGTCAGCCCGCTGGGCATCGGCATCGAGCCGACGTTTGAGGCCCTGGTCGAAAAGCGGTGCGGCGTTGGGCGCATCACCGCATTTGACCCGGCAAGGTTTACCTCGCAAATCGCCGGCGAAGTGCGCGAGCTGCGCGTCGCAGACGCCATTCCCAAGGGCTACCGCAAGGCGGCGAAGGTCATGGCCCGCGACATCGAATTGGCCGTGGTCGCGGCCTATCACGCGGTCAAGGACGCCGGCCTCAAGACGAAATGCATGGCTGAACGGGGCGAAGGCGAAGGGCTTGCAACGGTCGATCACACGCGCTTCGGCGCGAACATCGGTGCGGGTCTCATCTGTGCCGACCTGACGGAACTGGCTGGCGCGCTGGCGACGTCCGCCGAGCGCCCGGGCGCATCAAGCGATCGCGGCTTTTCGCTCAAGAAGTGGGGCGCCGAGGGGATGAACAACCTTACCCCTTTGTGGCTGCTTAAGTTCCTCCCGAACATGCTGGCCTGTCACGTGACGATTGTTCACGATTGCCAGGGGCCGTCCAATACAATCACCTGCGGCGAGGCCAGTTCGCACCTCGCGATCGGCGAAGCGTATCGCACAATTCAGCGCGGCACGGCCGACATCTGCATCTGCGGCGGTGCCGAGAGCAAGCTCAATCCGATGGGGCTGATGCGCCAGTCGCTGTTGAACCGGCTCGTGACGGACTCGAATGATTCGCCGGCGACGGCCTGTCGCCCCTTTGACACGTCGCGCAAGGGCACGGTCATCAGCGAGGGCGGAGGCTTGCTTATCCTCGAAGAGCTGGAACACGCAAAAAAACGCGGCGCGAAGATATACGCGGAACTGATCGGATTCGGCGCGGCAACCAATGCGAGCCACTGGCTGACGCCTCAAGCCGACGGCCGCGCGATCGCGATTGCGATGCGCAAGGCGCTTGCGGACGCCGGCGCGACGCCGGAGCAAGTGGGCCTTGTGAATACGCCCGGCATTGGTACAACGGCGCACGATGCCTCGGAAGCGGCCGCGATTCACGCGGTCCTCGGTGATCGCGCCAAATCGGTGCCGGTGCTGGCGACAAAAGGATCGATTGGCAATAACGGCGCCGGCAGCGGCGCGATTGATCTGGCGGTGGCCATCATGGCGTTGAAGCGCGGTGTGATTCCGCCATCGCTGAACACCGCGAAGGTTGATCCGGCGTGCAATCTGAACGTGGTGCGGGGTGATCCGACCGATTGCCGTGCGGACCTCGTGCTGTCGGCCGCGGCGGCGCTGTCCGGCGGGCAGACGGCGGCCTTGGCGATCCGGAGGTATCAGGAATGA
- a CDS encoding magnesium chelatase — MAQPAESLPRTLGELKAAGWRSRTIKQEMHDNLLRLLAARETIFPGILGYDDTVIPEICLAVLAQHDMLFLGEKGQAKSRLMRGLVRLLDPVVPYIAGTELHDDPMKPITREGRRLLEAEGDRTPIAWWPREHRYAERLAPGTKFADVIGEIDPARLAAGTSMSAEEALHFGLIPRMNRGIFAMNEVPELDELVQVGLFNILEERDVQIRGYPVRFDLDIAILFSANPSTYNRSGKVIPQLKDRIGSLIRTHYPREREIGIAIMEQEAGIPLKEGENDRPAHALRPEVRVPLFMKEICEQITLEARKSPFVDTQSGVSARFSIANYRTMIASARRRAAVLREPHAVPRISDLGHLAASAMGKLELDPMSSHQMSEEQVIDAVVVAAVKKVFDEYCDKHGFDEIADIFGKGVTIEVGDLLPSADYVERLQRVPPVWEKAFEINPSQDAAMRASCVEFVLAGLHAHEKISRSTKHGRIVFKM, encoded by the coding sequence ATGGCCCAACCTGCGGAATCACTCCCACGGACTCTCGGCGAACTCAAAGCCGCCGGCTGGCGATCTCGCACCATCAAGCAAGAGATGCACGACAACCTGCTGCGGCTGCTTGCCGCCCGCGAGACGATCTTCCCCGGAATCCTCGGTTACGACGACACCGTCATTCCCGAAATCTGCCTCGCCGTCCTTGCCCAGCACGACATGCTCTTTCTCGGCGAGAAAGGGCAGGCCAAGAGCCGTCTCATGCGCGGGCTGGTCCGCTTGCTCGACCCGGTCGTGCCCTACATCGCCGGCACCGAGTTGCACGACGATCCGATGAAGCCCATCACGCGCGAGGGACGCCGTCTGCTCGAAGCCGAAGGCGACCGCACGCCGATCGCGTGGTGGCCGCGTGAGCATCGCTATGCCGAGCGGCTCGCACCAGGCACGAAGTTCGCCGACGTGATCGGTGAGATCGATCCGGCGCGGCTGGCGGCGGGGACAAGCATGAGCGCCGAGGAAGCATTGCACTTCGGGCTGATCCCGCGCATGAATCGTGGCATCTTCGCGATGAACGAAGTGCCGGAGCTGGACGAACTCGTACAAGTCGGACTCTTCAACATTCTCGAAGAGCGCGACGTGCAGATTCGCGGCTATCCGGTGCGGTTCGATCTCGATATCGCGATTCTCTTCTCCGCCAATCCATCGACCTACAACCGCAGCGGCAAAGTCATCCCGCAGCTGAAGGATCGCATCGGCTCACTGATCCGCACGCACTACCCGCGCGAGCGCGAAATCGGCATCGCGATCATGGAGCAGGAGGCGGGAATCCCGCTCAAGGAGGGCGAAAATGATCGCCCCGCCCACGCGCTGCGGCCCGAAGTTCGCGTGCCCCTGTTCATGAAGGAAATCTGCGAGCAGATCACCCTCGAAGCTCGCAAGTCGCCCTTTGTCGATACGCAATCCGGCGTCAGCGCCCGCTTCTCCATCGCCAACTATCGCACCATGATCGCCAGTGCCCGCCGCCGCGCCGCCGTTCTGCGCGAGCCCCACGCCGTTCCTCGCATCAGCGATCTGGGCCACCTCGCCGCGTCCGCCATGGGCAAACTCGAACTCGACCCCATGAGCAGCCACCAGATGAGCGAGGAACAGGTCATCGACGCCGTCGTTGTCGCGGCTGTCAAGAAAGTGTTTGACGAATACTGCGACAAACACGGCTTCGATGAGATCGCCGACATCTTCGGCAAGGGCGTGACCATCGAAGTGGGTGACCTGCTGCCGTCGGCCGATTACGTCGAACGGTTGCAACGCGTCCCGCCGGTCTGGGAAAAGGCATTCGAGATCAACCCGTCACAAGACGCCGCCATGCGCGCCAGTTGCGTGGAATTTGTCTTGGCGGGATTGCACGCGCACGAGAAGATTTCGCGCTCGACCAAGCATGGAAGGATCGTGTTCAAGATGTAG
- a CDS encoding polyketide synthase dehydratase domain-containing protein: MKFVLIDRIVSLELPSRIVTSKSLTLAEEYLADHFPTFPVMPGVMMLEAMVQSAAWLVRAGSAFRHSVVALEEARNINYKSFVSPGRTLEVTAELAEAGDNWSEFRAFGRSGAEEMVKARFRLRHYNLADANPAMADVDARLISDAKKTFALLGGPGAMKSAAALNV; encoded by the coding sequence ATGAAGTTCGTTCTGATCGACCGCATCGTGAGTTTGGAGCTTCCCTCGAGGATCGTCACGTCCAAATCGCTGACGCTGGCCGAGGAGTATCTGGCCGACCATTTTCCGACGTTTCCGGTGATGCCGGGCGTGATGATGCTGGAGGCGATGGTTCAATCGGCGGCTTGGCTGGTGCGGGCGGGCAGTGCGTTTCGCCACAGCGTGGTGGCGCTGGAAGAGGCGAGGAATATCAATTACAAGAGTTTCGTATCACCCGGGCGCACGCTGGAAGTGACGGCGGAGTTGGCCGAGGCGGGCGACAACTGGAGTGAGTTCAGGGCCTTCGGTCGCAGTGGCGCCGAAGAGATGGTCAAGGCAAGGTTTCGATTGCGGCATTACAACCTGGCGGATGCGAACCCCGCCATGGCTGACGTGGACGCCCGACTGATATCCGATGCGAAGAAGACCTTCGCGTTGTTGGGCGGTCCGGGCGCGATGAAGTCGGCGGCCGCGTTGAACGTGTAA
- a CDS encoding amidohydrolase produces the protein MPLDRIDIHTHILPREWEDFDAKFGYGGFIRLDHYKPCCAKMMQGHRVFREITDNCWDPVRRIEECDRAGVTMQVLSTVPVMFSYWAKPADALMVSRVLNDHIAAVVRDHPTRFAGLGTVPLQDPDLACRELERCMKDLGLRGVQIGTHIDANRFTNRADIWNLDEPAIEVFWAAAEKLGAAVFVHPWDMMGKDRMPRYWLPWLVAMPAETSLAICSVIFGGVLDRYPRLRIAFAHGGGAFPSSIGRIEHGHRVRPDLCAVNCPASPREYLRKPDGTPARFYVDSLVHDPVMLRYLIDLFGPSRIALGSDYPFPLGESRPGELILSMADLSSEWQQQLLNKTAREFLRL, from the coding sequence ATGCCACTCGATCGAATCGACATCCACACTCACATTCTCCCGCGCGAATGGGAGGACTTCGACGCGAAGTTTGGCTACGGCGGCTTCATTCGGCTCGATCATTACAAACCCTGCTGCGCGAAGATGATGCAGGGGCATCGCGTCTTTCGCGAAATCACCGACAATTGCTGGGATCCCGTGCGGCGGATCGAGGAGTGTGATCGCGCCGGTGTGACGATGCAGGTGTTGTCAACCGTGCCGGTGATGTTCAGCTATTGGGCCAAACCGGCGGATGCGTTGATGGTTTCACGCGTGCTGAACGATCACATCGCCGCCGTCGTGCGCGATCATCCGACGCGATTTGCCGGGCTGGGCACTGTGCCGTTGCAGGATCCCGATCTGGCCTGTCGTGAGTTGGAACGGTGCATGAAAGACCTGGGATTGCGCGGTGTGCAGATCGGCACGCATATCGACGCAAATCGCTTTACAAATCGCGCCGACATCTGGAACCTCGACGAGCCAGCCATCGAGGTGTTCTGGGCTGCCGCCGAGAAACTCGGCGCCGCCGTTTTCGTACACCCCTGGGACATGATGGGCAAGGACCGCATGCCGCGCTACTGGCTGCCCTGGCTGGTCGCCATGCCGGCGGAGACGTCGCTGGCGATCTGCTCGGTTATTTTCGGTGGCGTTCTGGATCGCTACCCACGTCTGCGCATCGCCTTTGCACATGGCGGCGGGGCGTTCCCGTCGAGCATCGGCCGAATCGAACACGGGCACCGCGTGCGGCCTGATCTTTGCGCGGTGAATTGCCCGGCCTCGCCGCGCGAGTATTTGAGAAAACCAGACGGCACCCCCGCGCGATTCTATGTGGACTCCCTCGTCCACGATCCGGTCATGCTGCGATATCTGATTGATCTCTTCGGGCCTTCGCGGATCGCGCTGGGTTCGGATTATCCCTTTCCGCTGGGTGAGTCCCGGCCAGGAGAGCTGATTTTGTCCATGGCGGATCTGTCCTCCGAATGGCAGCAGCAACTCCTTAACAAAACTGCCCGAGAGTTCCTTCGGTTGTAG
- a CDS encoding SLC13 family permease, with translation MSTQAWFTLGVIAFLLIALARKPHLADVFFLSGVVVLALAGIITPQEAVSGFANPGMLTVAALFVVASAMRDTGALDSAARLIFKPPRSERGSILRLTAPVAFMSAWLNNTTIVAMALPLTMDWCRKFRIPPSRVLIPLSYATIAGGVCTLIGTSTNLVIHGLMLDAGMKGLGFFELSAVGVPITIITLLYLLGGANWLLPRRRELLEQLGEERREYTVEMLVEASCPLIGRSIEQAGLRHLPGLFLVDITRGDDIVSPVGPHEILRAGDRLVFVGVVGTIVDLQKIKGLVPAPNTPADAARRPLRHLCEAVVSASSPMVGRGIREANFRTIYDAAIIAVHRNGARLTGKIGDIVLRAGDTLLLQTRSGFVRAHRNNPDFYLISEVGPDQPVRHDKAVFALVILIAMIVTMALPDILGDNADPNSLVARLDRGRVLIALGAAVLLVFLRCIPVAAARRSMQWDVLLVIAASFGLAIAMEKTGAANGIVDAMMPLLSKWGPTGAIVVIYLMAAVLTEILTNNAAAALVFPIALQTAHRFGVDPHPFAVTVAIAASCAFASPIGYQTHMMVFGPGGYRFGDFLKAGLPLNLIWLVGTAILVPIIYRL, from the coding sequence ATGTCCACCCAAGCCTGGTTCACCCTCGGGGTCATTGCGTTCCTGCTGATCGCGCTCGCGCGAAAGCCGCACCTCGCCGATGTCTTCTTCCTCTCCGGCGTTGTCGTGCTTGCCCTGGCAGGCATCATCACGCCCCAGGAGGCCGTCAGCGGATTCGCCAACCCCGGCATGCTCACCGTCGCCGCGCTCTTCGTCGTGGCGTCGGCCATGCGCGACACCGGTGCGCTCGACAGCGCCGCGCGGTTGATTTTCAAGCCACCCCGATCCGAGCGCGGAAGCATCCTGCGCCTCACCGCGCCCGTCGCCTTCATGTCGGCCTGGCTGAACAACACGACGATCGTCGCCATGGCGCTGCCGCTGACCATGGACTGGTGCCGCAAGTTTCGCATTCCCCCGTCGCGCGTGCTCATCCCCCTCTCCTACGCCACCATCGCCGGCGGCGTCTGCACCCTCATCGGCACGAGCACCAACCTCGTCATCCACGGGCTGATGCTGGACGCCGGCATGAAGGGGCTGGGCTTCTTCGAGCTTTCGGCCGTCGGCGTGCCCATCACCATCATCACGTTGCTGTACCTGCTTGGCGGGGCCAATTGGCTCCTGCCGCGCCGCCGCGAGCTCCTTGAACAACTCGGCGAAGAACGACGCGAGTACACCGTTGAAATGCTCGTTGAAGCCAGTTGCCCGCTCATCGGTCGTTCCATCGAGCAGGCCGGGCTGCGCCATCTGCCCGGACTGTTTCTCGTGGACATCACGCGGGGTGACGATATCGTCTCGCCCGTCGGCCCGCATGAAATTCTCCGTGCCGGCGACCGCCTCGTCTTCGTCGGCGTGGTTGGTACAATTGTCGATTTACAGAAAATCAAGGGCCTCGTTCCCGCGCCGAACACCCCCGCCGACGCCGCACGGCGTCCACTTCGCCATCTGTGCGAGGCCGTTGTGAGCGCGTCCTCGCCCATGGTCGGACGCGGCATCCGCGAGGCGAACTTCCGCACGATCTACGACGCGGCCATCATCGCCGTTCATCGCAACGGCGCGCGCCTGACTGGCAAGATCGGTGACATCGTGCTTCGCGCGGGCGATACGCTCCTGCTTCAGACGCGATCCGGCTTTGTCCGAGCGCACCGCAACAACCCCGACTTCTACCTCATCAGTGAAGTCGGCCCCGATCAGCCGGTGCGCCACGACAAGGCCGTCTTCGCCCTGGTTATTCTGATCGCCATGATCGTCACGATGGCCTTGCCGGACATACTGGGCGACAACGCGGATCCGAATTCCCTTGTGGCGAGGCTGGACCGTGGGCGTGTTTTGATCGCACTCGGCGCGGCGGTGCTGCTCGTCTTCCTGCGGTGCATCCCGGTTGCTGCGGCCCGACGCTCTATGCAGTGGGATGTCCTGCTCGTCATCGCCGCCTCGTTCGGACTCGCCATCGCCATGGAAAAAACCGGCGCGGCCAACGGAATCGTCGACGCCATGATGCCGCTCCTCTCTAAATGGGGGCCAACCGGCGCGATCGTTGTGATCTATCTGATGGCGGCCGTTCTCACGGAAATCCTCACCAACAACGCCGCGGCCGCACTGGTCTTTCCCATCGCGCTGCAAACGGCGCATCGTTTCGGCGTCGACCCGCACCCGTTTGCCGTGACCGTTGCGATTGCCGCCTCGTGCGCCTTCGCGTCACCCATCGGCTACCAGACCCACATGATGGTCTTCGGACCCGGCGGATATCGTTTCGGCGATTTTCTCAAAGCCGGCCTGCCGCTCAATCTCATCTGGCTCGTGGGCACCGCGATCCTCGTGCCGATTATTTATCGCCTTTGA
- the nbaC gene encoding 3-hydroxyanthranilate 3,4-dioxygenase: MPVSPPIDLNAWIEQHRADFKPPVANKYLYDGRDFFVMVIVGPNARNDFHIVDSEEYFYQLKGDVKVRLIEGGKIVEHVIHEGETFFIPPNVPHSPQRPPNTVGVVVERRRPPGEKEHVVFYCEGCHNVVEDIHFDCADIVQHFAQAMKDFWADDKRRTCKHCGKKVEKPEPMQAL, encoded by the coding sequence ATGCCCGTGAGCCCGCCGATTGATTTAAACGCGTGGATCGAACAGCACCGAGCCGATTTCAAGCCGCCGGTGGCGAACAAGTACCTGTATGACGGCCGCGACTTTTTCGTGATGGTCATCGTCGGGCCGAACGCGCGGAACGACTTTCACATCGTTGATTCCGAGGAATACTTCTACCAGCTCAAGGGCGACGTGAAGGTGCGATTGATCGAGGGAGGCAAAATCGTCGAGCATGTGATCCACGAGGGCGAAACGTTCTTTATTCCGCCGAACGTGCCCCATTCGCCGCAGCGGCCTCCCAACACCGTCGGCGTGGTTGTGGAGCGTCGCCGCCCGCCGGGGGAGAAAGAGCACGTTGTCTTTTATTGCGAAGGCTGCCACAACGTGGTGGAAGACATTCATTTTGATTGCGCGGACATCGTGCAGCACTTCGCGCAGGCGATGAAAGACTTCTGGGCCGACGACAAACGGCGAACGTGCAAACACTGTGGCAAGAAGGTGGAGAAGCCGGAGCCGATGCAGGCGCTTTGA
- a CDS encoding threonylcarbamoyl-AMP synthase: MKTRLLSVSPDSPEPAVLREAADVLRAGGLVAFPTETVYGLGADALNAEAVRRIYEAKGRPSRNPVIVHVRSMEQARELAAHWSPVVEALAERYWPGPITFVVKKHSCVPDIVTAGRDTVALRCPSHAVAMALLKTAGCPIAAPSANLSEQLSPTTAQHVLQSLDGRIDLVLDGGPAQVGLESTIVDMTTQPPRLLRPGAITVDALCDACGPITIGAASIADNEAFSSPGQMARHYAPRTRLICCEGAAAGAMVEAEVQAGRRVGWLRWTEERSVAATAKGNSIAAVMDMPADAASYAARLYAALHELDAARLDLIVATLPPDSEIWRAVRDRLLRAAGTASPSTPAVNNVREN; the protein is encoded by the coding sequence GTGAAAACAAGACTTCTGTCTGTAAGTCCCGATTCGCCCGAGCCGGCGGTCTTGCGCGAGGCGGCCGATGTTCTCCGCGCCGGGGGACTGGTTGCCTTTCCGACTGAAACGGTCTACGGTCTCGGGGCCGACGCGCTCAACGCCGAAGCAGTCCGTCGGATCTACGAGGCCAAAGGGCGGCCATCGCGCAATCCGGTCATCGTGCACGTCCGGTCCATGGAACAGGCGCGCGAGCTGGCAGCGCACTGGTCTCCGGTGGTCGAGGCGCTCGCCGAGCGCTACTGGCCGGGGCCGATTACCTTCGTCGTGAAAAAGCACTCGTGCGTACCGGACATCGTGACCGCCGGCCGAGACACGGTGGCACTACGCTGTCCGAGCCATGCCGTTGCAATGGCACTCCTGAAGACGGCTGGTTGCCCGATCGCCGCGCCCAGTGCAAACCTCTCCGAGCAGCTTTCACCGACCACGGCGCAGCACGTGCTCCAATCGCTGGACGGTCGGATTGACCTGGTCCTCGACGGCGGTCCGGCGCAGGTGGGGCTGGAGTCCACAATCGTTGATATGACGACGCAGCCGCCGAGGTTGCTGCGCCCGGGGGCGATCACGGTTGATGCGTTGTGCGACGCATGCGGTCCGATCACAATCGGAGCGGCGTCGATCGCGGACAATGAAGCGTTTTCCTCACCCGGCCAAATGGCTCGTCATTATGCGCCGCGTACGCGCCTGATTTGTTGTGAGGGAGCAGCGGCCGGTGCGATGGTCGAGGCGGAAGTGCAGGCGGGCCGGCGTGTCGGGTGGTTACGCTGGACAGAGGAGCGTTCCGTCGCGGCGACGGCGAAAGGCAACTCCATCGCGGCGGTGATGGATATGCCGGCTGACGCGGCATCGTATGCCGCTCGGCTCTACGCGGCGTTGCACGAGCTGGACGCGGCCCGGTTGGATCTGATCGTTGCGACGCTGCCGCCCGATTCGGAAATCTGGCGGGCCGTACGCGATCGGCTCCTCCGCGCAGCCGGTACGGCCTCGCCGTCAACGCCTGCTGTTAACAATGTGCGCGAAAATTGA